The proteins below are encoded in one region of Vespula pensylvanica isolate Volc-1 chromosome 4, ASM1446617v1, whole genome shotgun sequence:
- the LOC122628938 gene encoding RNA pseudouridylate synthase domain-containing protein 1-like, which produces MYKFLNTCLTITFGLLQIIWKNLMELRILYHRWNDKKNCVCILYCSNDFLVVQKPYDMFINSNNPKRKHTLQFVLKKMLPNLANPMLSHEFHFVHRLDYATSGIICIALNKRAARAASTAFEKQQVQKYYLALLHGHVNDSFIVIDKPIGNDIRETDGNKKMCTSDSLFCTKPRKSRTVLLVLEYGLRKSKPATKVLLCPTTGRRHQLRVHCSSIGHIIIGDYTYSERQDVEPHRTFLHSFRLILKNDVENLDIRTADPFISADTANKWQPTNIIRTLDENIFSEIHKLAQ; this is translated from the exons atgtataaatttttaaatacttgtTTAACGATTACATTTGGtctattacaaataatatggAAAAATTTAATGGAATTGCGTATATTATATCACAGGTggaatgataagaaaaattgtgtATGCATTTTATATTGTAGTAATGATTTTTTAGTCGTTCAAAAACCATACgatatgtttataaatagtaataatccAAAAAGGAAG CATACACttcaatttgtattaaaaaagatgttGCCAAATTTGGCTAATCCAATGTTAAGCCATGAATTTCATTTCGTGCATAGATTAGATTATGCTACAAGTGGTATTATTTGTATAGCTTTAAATAAACGTGCAGCACGTGCTGCTTCCACTGCATTTGAAAAGCAACaagtacaaaaatattacttagCATTGTTACATGGTCATGTAAATGATTCATTTATTGTAATTGACAAACCTATTG GTAATGATATAAGAGAGActgatggaaataaaaaaatgtgtacAAGTGATAGCTTATTTTGTACAAAGCCAAGAAAGTCTCGTACTGTACTCTTGGTATTAGAGTACGGTTTAAGAAAATCTAAACCTGCCACTAAAGTTTTGCTATGCCCTACAACTGGTAGAAGGCACCAATTGAGAGTACATTGTTCGTCTATAGGTCATATAATAATAGGTGATTATACGTATAGCGAAAGACAAGATGTGGAGCCTCACAGAACATTTCTACATTCTTTCAG gttgatattaaaaaatgatgttGAAAACTTAGATATAAGGACAGCAGATCCTTTTATATCTGCTGATACAGCAAATAAATGGCAACcaacaaatattattagaacattagatgaaaatatattttctgaaattCATAAACTTgcacaataa
- the LOC122628933 gene encoding uncharacterized protein MAL8P1.12-like isoform X2 — MQTEVPTLPVVHLNVHENVDRKQNSITNNIEENKSYSLCRSTCPSSNKKCLHPLLGESYKTSMRVCSTTISAKPANKNTLAQRVVSAKMLRIKQLQNQLADAHYHLNELANENRLLRALQKRQDSALRRYEGTTAELPKIINSHHEELRILQIKHKKLKALHKNTSDLLKEKENELYSLQTQNKHLLQLSKDRNLVEREKLQMQVSELNNEITRQQGNIQLLERKLALESKSLKHQLFVEISKHKQTQKNLQEALEKVKELEHLIGNKTRKQLLIDKKNAIFVTQSLTNLRNVSTAISTTNKYKKYNNGQNDNLPTLITSQLNNDMINNTISNANASQQTDLPCPETMASSRETHKLYFQKMSQASQMESGDKCTTDENLYEVSKEKHEQFDNFSDYSNSEHENDEYKNRNYHLMSIVKNSQDLHTRMINSTDHDLTSYITDSKENEPNAQFFSKQILCNENFQKEAKIVNPQDCDYQYKFKIDQEELTEDGFSVKFKNDKFDKTYSDSCSEDFSTNDMTNDMDLKISRSKQKTDNSEVDLPQNEIIYEYQSDSHKNEENLAIQSIVDDLQYNLSHMHVQDEKNHLINDHENLIDLKLDTQHTYDENETTSMSLLKDESQGIKKYSTVNFELDQEIKHSEIDKDYPLIYDNISYSIDKVKDELQQNNYDDQHASTNSIMESQRTISNGIKMEFTEEQNNDVNTVLQMDKKKKSLSNNHTANNSEISAKDLRKQEKFLSTGCSKINKIFSGGIPCQGITQIYGAAGTGKTQLALQLCLTVQLPLNAGGLAAGAIYISTEAAFPAKRLHELVQNLDVIQDYDNINGDIIFVEHIATIEDLESSLLHRVPILLNRQKIRLLIIDSIAAPYRVEEWNNESRNRSKSLRTVGQQLHKLCKNNGIFIVCINQVSAVLENKNKYCDIKEQPALGITWSSMITNSIYFYRKNSIRYVSTFLSPYLPCRTIPFEINMSGVKGIE; from the exons ATGCAAACTGAAGTGCCCACATTGCCTGTAGTGCACCTGAATGTTCATGAAAATGTGGATAG AAAGCAAAATAGCATCACAAATaacatagaagaaaataaaagctaTTCACTATGTAGGAGTACATGTCCATCATCGAACAAAAAATGTTTGCATCCTTTGCTTG GAGAATCATATAAAACCAGCATGCGAGTCTGTTCTACTACAATATCAGCAAAACctgcaaataaaaatactcttGCTCAAAGAGTTGTATCTGCAAAAATGCTTCGTATTAAACAATTGCAAAACCAACTTGCTGATGCACATTATCATCtaaat GAATTGGCTAATGAAAACAGGTTGTTGAGAGCATTGCAGAAAAGACAAGATTCTGCATTAAGGCGTTATGAGGGAACTACTGCTGAACTaccaaaaattattaattctcaTCATGAAGAATTAAGAATACTCCAAATTAaacataagaaattaaaagccTTACATAAGAATACCTCTgatttattgaaagaaaaagaaaatgagttGTATTCCTTGCAG ACTCAAAATAAGCATTTGCTGCAACTCAGTAAAGATCGAAATttagtagaaagagaaaaattacagATGCAAGTTTCTGAATTAAACAACGAAATAACGCGGCAACAAGGAAATATACAG ttgttagaaagaaaattagccTTGGAAAGTAAAAGTTTGAAACATCAACTATTTGTAGAGATATCTAAACACAAACAAACACAGAAGAACTTACAAGAAGCACTTGAAAAGGTGAAAGAATTAGAACATTTAATAggtaataaaacaagaaaacaattactaattgataagaaaaatgcgATTTTTGTAACTCAATCACTTACAAATTTGAGGAATGTaag TACTGCCATAAGTACGAccaacaaatataaaaaatacaataatggACAAAATGATAACTTG CCTACACTTATTACATCtcaattaaataatgatatgatCAATAACACTATTAGCAATGCAAATGCAAGTCAACAAACAGATTTGCCTTGTCCAGAAACAATGGCAAGTTCAAGAGAAactcataaattatattttcaaaaaatgtcACAAG cAAGTCAGATGGAATCTGGGGATAAGTGCACAAcagatgaaaatttatatgaagTATCCAAAGAAAAGCATGAACAATTTGACAATTTTTCTGATTATTCTAATAGTGAACATGAGAacgatgaatataaaaatagaaattatcatTTGATGAGCATAGTAAAAAATTCTCAGGATTTACACACACg GATGATCAATAGTACAGATCATGATCTCACTTCTTACATAACGGATTCTAAAGAGAATGAACCCAAtgcacaatttttttctaaacaaatattatgtaatgaaaattttcaaaaggaGGCTAAAATTGTAAATCCGCAAGATTGTgattatcaatataaatttaaaatagatcAAGAAGAACTTACTGAAGATGGCTTTTCTGTTAAattcaaaaatgataaatttgataaaacatATTCTGATTCTTGTTCAGAAGATTTTAGTACTAATGACATGACAAATGACatggatttaaaaatttcgagaagtaaacaaaaaactgATAATTCGGAAGTTGATTTGCcacaaaatgaaattatttatgagtATCAAAGTGATTcacataaaaatgaagaaaatcttGCCATACAAAGTATAGTGGATGATCTTCAATATAATCTAAGTCATATGCATGTTcaggatgaaaaaaatcatttgattAATGATCATGAAAActtaattgatttaaaattggACACCCAGCATACTtatgatgaaaatgaaacaacTTCCATGTCTTTGCTAAAAGATGAATCTCaaggtataaaaaaatattcaacagTTAATTTCGAGCTTGatcaagaaataaaacattcaGAAATTGATAAAGATTATCCATTAATATATGACAATATTAGTTATTCTATTGATAAGGTAAAAGATGAActacaacaaaataattatgatgatCAACATGCATCAACAAATTCTATAATGGAGAGTCAAAGAACAATATCTAATGGAATCAAAATGGAGTTTACTGAAGAACAAAACAATGATGTTAATACTGTATTACAAatggataagaaaaagaagtcatTATCTAATAATCATACAGCTAATAATTCTG AGATAAGTGCAAAGGATTTAAGGAAGCAAGAAAAATTTCTGTCAACTGGCTgctctaaaataaataaaatattcagtGGTGGCATTCCTTGCCAAGGTATTACACAAATTTATGGTGCAGCTGGCACTGGAAAAACTCAATTAGCTCTTCAACTGTGTCTTACTGTACAATTACCTTTAAATGCAGGTGGTCTTGCTGCTG GtgcaatatatatttctactgaAGCTGCTTTTCCAGCAAAACGATTACATGAATTAGTTCAGAATTTAGATGTCATTCAGGACTATGATAACATAAATGGTGATATCATATTTGTGGAACACATTGCAActatt GAAGACTTAGAGTCATCTTTGCTTCATAGAGTgccaatattattaaatagacAAAAAATACGTCTACTAATTATTGATTCTATAGCTGCACCATATAGAGTGGAAGAATGGAATAATGAATCAAGAAACAGATCTAAAAGTCTAAGAACTGTGGGACAACAGCTacataaattatgtaaaaataatggtATTTTTATAGTTTGTATCAATCAG GTATCAGCAGttttagaaaataagaacaaGTATTGTGACATTAAAGAACAACCCGCTTTAGGAATTACATGGTCAAGCATGATAActaattctatatatttttatagaaaaaactCTATTCGTTATGTTTCTACTTTTTTGTCACCTTATTTACCATGTAGAACCATACCATTTGAGATAAATATGTCTGGAGTTAAAGGAAtagaataa
- the LOC122628939 gene encoding CCHC-type zinc finger protein CG3800, protein MSSNACYKCNRMGHFARECTQGGGGGGRGDRGRDREGGFGRGRDKCFKCNQFGHFARECKEDQDLCYRCNGVGHIAKDCQQGPEMSCYNCNKTGHIARSCPEGVNDSARFAMQSCYNCNKTGHIARNCTEAGGKICYICGKTGHISRECEEERK, encoded by the exons ATGAGTTCAAACGCATGTTATAAATGTAATCGAATGGGCCACTTTGCACGAGAATGTACAcaaggtggtggaggtggtggcaGAGGAGATCGTGGCCGTGATCGAGAAGGAGGATTTGGACGTGGCCGTGATAAATGCTTCAAATGTAACCAGTTTGGACATTTTGCACGTGAATGTAAAGAAGATCAAGACCTATGCTATCGTTGCAATGGAGTTGGACACATTGCAAAAGATTGCCAGCAA GGCCCTGAGATGAGCTGTTACAACTGCAACAAAACTGGACACATTGCCCGCAGTTGCCCTGAAGGTGTTAATGATTCTGCACGTTTTGCTATGCAGAGCTGCTACAATTGTAACAAGACAGGACACATCGCTCGTAATTGCACTGAGGCAGGAGGTAAAATTTGCTACATTTGTGGCAAGACGGGGCACATAAGCCGCGAATGCGAGGAGGAGAGGAAGTAG
- the LOC122628527 gene encoding small proline-rich protein 2H-like yields MCCNIQKKTSSCWNDMEELKYLLCAIDCCKCPPAPPKPCCRIILPPRIQEIGCIIPCQRPVCCPPPPCCLPLSPGPCCPCPLPPPLCPLPPPPPPPPKPCCPPCCPLPCYPRIC; encoded by the exons atgtgttgtaatattcaaaaaaagacGTCGTCATGTTGGAACGACATGGAAGAGTTAAAATATCTCCTCTGCGCTATCGATTGTTG CAAATGTCCACCCGCGCCACCAAAACCTTGCTGTCGTATAATATTACCACCTAGAATTCAAGAAATTGGCTGTATCATTCCATGTCAGAGACCTGTATGCTGTCCACCACCACCATGCTGTTTGCCTTTATCACCAGGACCTTGCTGTCCTTGTCCTTTACCTCCTCCATTGTGTccattaccaccaccacctccaccaccgcCAAAACCTTGCTGTCCACCTTGTTGTCCATTACCATGTTATCCCCGTATTTGCtga
- the LOC122628933 gene encoding uncharacterized protein MAL8P1.12-like isoform X1: MQTEVPTLPVVHLNVHENVDRKQNSITNNIEENKSYSLCRSTCPSSNKKCLHPLLGESYKTSMRVCSTTISAKPANKNTLAQRVVSAKMLRIKQLQNQLADAHYHLNELANENRLLRALQKRQDSALRRYEGTTAELPKIINSHHEELRILQIKHKKLKALHKNTSDLLKEKENELYSLQTQNKHLLQLSKDRNLVEREKLQMQVSELNNEITRQQGNIQLLERKLALESKSLKHQLFVEISKHKQTQKNLQEALEKVKELEHLIGNKTRKQLLIDKKNAIFVTQSLTNLRNVSTAISTTNKYKKYNNGQNDNLPTLITSQLNNDMINNTISNANASQQTDLPCPETMASSRETHKLYFQKMSQGMISSLFDNLTPKFNDSKSKLNQNIQIESHNENDIASQMESGDKCTTDENLYEVSKEKHEQFDNFSDYSNSEHENDEYKNRNYHLMSIVKNSQDLHTRMINSTDHDLTSYITDSKENEPNAQFFSKQILCNENFQKEAKIVNPQDCDYQYKFKIDQEELTEDGFSVKFKNDKFDKTYSDSCSEDFSTNDMTNDMDLKISRSKQKTDNSEVDLPQNEIIYEYQSDSHKNEENLAIQSIVDDLQYNLSHMHVQDEKNHLINDHENLIDLKLDTQHTYDENETTSMSLLKDESQGIKKYSTVNFELDQEIKHSEIDKDYPLIYDNISYSIDKVKDELQQNNYDDQHASTNSIMESQRTISNGIKMEFTEEQNNDVNTVLQMDKKKKSLSNNHTANNSEISAKDLRKQEKFLSTGCSKINKIFSGGIPCQGITQIYGAAGTGKTQLALQLCLTVQLPLNAGGLAAGAIYISTEAAFPAKRLHELVQNLDVIQDYDNINGDIIFVEHIATIEDLESSLLHRVPILLNRQKIRLLIIDSIAAPYRVEEWNNESRNRSKSLRTVGQQLHKLCKNNGIFIVCINQVSAVLENKNKYCDIKEQPALGITWSSMITNSIYFYRKNSIRYVSTFLSPYLPCRTIPFEINMSGVKGIE; this comes from the exons ATGCAAACTGAAGTGCCCACATTGCCTGTAGTGCACCTGAATGTTCATGAAAATGTGGATAG AAAGCAAAATAGCATCACAAATaacatagaagaaaataaaagctaTTCACTATGTAGGAGTACATGTCCATCATCGAACAAAAAATGTTTGCATCCTTTGCTTG GAGAATCATATAAAACCAGCATGCGAGTCTGTTCTACTACAATATCAGCAAAACctgcaaataaaaatactcttGCTCAAAGAGTTGTATCTGCAAAAATGCTTCGTATTAAACAATTGCAAAACCAACTTGCTGATGCACATTATCATCtaaat GAATTGGCTAATGAAAACAGGTTGTTGAGAGCATTGCAGAAAAGACAAGATTCTGCATTAAGGCGTTATGAGGGAACTACTGCTGAACTaccaaaaattattaattctcaTCATGAAGAATTAAGAATACTCCAAATTAaacataagaaattaaaagccTTACATAAGAATACCTCTgatttattgaaagaaaaagaaaatgagttGTATTCCTTGCAG ACTCAAAATAAGCATTTGCTGCAACTCAGTAAAGATCGAAATttagtagaaagagaaaaattacagATGCAAGTTTCTGAATTAAACAACGAAATAACGCGGCAACAAGGAAATATACAG ttgttagaaagaaaattagccTTGGAAAGTAAAAGTTTGAAACATCAACTATTTGTAGAGATATCTAAACACAAACAAACACAGAAGAACTTACAAGAAGCACTTGAAAAGGTGAAAGAATTAGAACATTTAATAggtaataaaacaagaaaacaattactaattgataagaaaaatgcgATTTTTGTAACTCAATCACTTACAAATTTGAGGAATGTaag TACTGCCATAAGTACGAccaacaaatataaaaaatacaataatggACAAAATGATAACTTG CCTACACTTATTACATCtcaattaaataatgatatgatCAATAACACTATTAGCAATGCAAATGCAAGTCAACAAACAGATTTGCCTTGTCCAGAAACAATGGCAAGTTCAAGAGAAactcataaattatattttcaaaaaatgtcACAAGGTATGATATCTTCATTATTTGATAATCTAACACCAAAGTTTAATGattcaaaatcaaaattaaatcaaaatatacaaattgaaTCAcacaatgaaaatgatatagcAAGTCAGATGGAATCTGGGGATAAGTGCACAAcagatgaaaatttatatgaagTATCCAAAGAAAAGCATGAACAATTTGACAATTTTTCTGATTATTCTAATAGTGAACATGAGAacgatgaatataaaaatagaaattatcatTTGATGAGCATAGTAAAAAATTCTCAGGATTTACACACACg GATGATCAATAGTACAGATCATGATCTCACTTCTTACATAACGGATTCTAAAGAGAATGAACCCAAtgcacaatttttttctaaacaaatattatgtaatgaaaattttcaaaaggaGGCTAAAATTGTAAATCCGCAAGATTGTgattatcaatataaatttaaaatagatcAAGAAGAACTTACTGAAGATGGCTTTTCTGTTAAattcaaaaatgataaatttgataaaacatATTCTGATTCTTGTTCAGAAGATTTTAGTACTAATGACATGACAAATGACatggatttaaaaatttcgagaagtaaacaaaaaactgATAATTCGGAAGTTGATTTGCcacaaaatgaaattatttatgagtATCAAAGTGATTcacataaaaatgaagaaaatcttGCCATACAAAGTATAGTGGATGATCTTCAATATAATCTAAGTCATATGCATGTTcaggatgaaaaaaatcatttgattAATGATCATGAAAActtaattgatttaaaattggACACCCAGCATACTtatgatgaaaatgaaacaacTTCCATGTCTTTGCTAAAAGATGAATCTCaaggtataaaaaaatattcaacagTTAATTTCGAGCTTGatcaagaaataaaacattcaGAAATTGATAAAGATTATCCATTAATATATGACAATATTAGTTATTCTATTGATAAGGTAAAAGATGAActacaacaaaataattatgatgatCAACATGCATCAACAAATTCTATAATGGAGAGTCAAAGAACAATATCTAATGGAATCAAAATGGAGTTTACTGAAGAACAAAACAATGATGTTAATACTGTATTACAAatggataagaaaaagaagtcatTATCTAATAATCATACAGCTAATAATTCTG AGATAAGTGCAAAGGATTTAAGGAAGCAAGAAAAATTTCTGTCAACTGGCTgctctaaaataaataaaatattcagtGGTGGCATTCCTTGCCAAGGTATTACACAAATTTATGGTGCAGCTGGCACTGGAAAAACTCAATTAGCTCTTCAACTGTGTCTTACTGTACAATTACCTTTAAATGCAGGTGGTCTTGCTGCTG GtgcaatatatatttctactgaAGCTGCTTTTCCAGCAAAACGATTACATGAATTAGTTCAGAATTTAGATGTCATTCAGGACTATGATAACATAAATGGTGATATCATATTTGTGGAACACATTGCAActatt GAAGACTTAGAGTCATCTTTGCTTCATAGAGTgccaatattattaaatagacAAAAAATACGTCTACTAATTATTGATTCTATAGCTGCACCATATAGAGTGGAAGAATGGAATAATGAATCAAGAAACAGATCTAAAAGTCTAAGAACTGTGGGACAACAGCTacataaattatgtaaaaataatggtATTTTTATAGTTTGTATCAATCAG GTATCAGCAGttttagaaaataagaacaaGTATTGTGACATTAAAGAACAACCCGCTTTAGGAATTACATGGTCAAGCATGATAActaattctatatatttttatagaaaaaactCTATTCGTTATGTTTCTACTTTTTTGTCACCTTATTTACCATGTAGAACCATACCATTTGAGATAAATATGTCTGGAGTTAAAGGAAtagaataa
- the LOC122628526 gene encoding peptidylprolyl isomerase domain and WD repeat-containing protein 1: MSNEKRKQDEDDNDEDRANQLSLETAPKKKQKVLEYEQVYLSNLPCCECYEKSYMHRDVITHIVVTKSYFILTASCDGHLKFWKKQEESIEFVKHFRAHLKAIQYLAASSNGIHACTVSLDKTMKIFDIINFDMINMIKLEFTPLCAEWIYSAGDAIAVIAVSSQDSNKISVYDAQGTSTALHVFEKLHTKPVVSMKYNTVYETCISVDKAGILEYWTGPKTEYKFPKCVKFDSKLDTDLYEFAKNKTYPCGLAVSADGKRFASLSGDRKVRVFNFLTGKLYRIFDESLQRFSELQQNTQQLPNMEFGRRMAVERELDKTETNIGNIVFDESGYMILYSTMLGVKLVNLYTNKCIRIMGKPENIRPMQLALFQGKARKTAATVSVEMEAAENPTMEMNRPDPILFCTAHKKNRFYMFTRREPEDIKSPECDRDVFNEKPSKEDIISFTEASNVQKIYDTAIIHTALGDIHANLFGKDVPKTVENFCVHSKNGYYNGHIFHRVIKGFMIQTGDPTGTGTGGESIWGGEFEDEFRSHLKHDRPYTLSMANAGSNTNGSQFFITLTPTPWLDNKHTVFGRVVKGMEVVQNISQVKTNPKTDKPYDDIRIVSITVK, translated from the exons atgtctaatgaaaaaagaaaacaggatgaagatgataatgacgaGGATAGGGCTAATCAATTATCTTTGGAAACGGCAcccaagaaaaaacaaaaag tgtTGGAATATGAGCAAGTATATTTAAGTAATTTGCCATGTTGTGAGTGCTATGAAAAATCTTATATGCACAGAGATGTAATAACTCATATTGTGGTAACAAA gTCATATTTTATACTTACTGCAAGTTGCGATGGACATTTAAAATTTTggaaaaagcaagaagaatCGATAGAATTTGTAAAACACTTTAGAGCTCATTTGAAGGCCATACAATATTTGGCAGCAAGTTCTAATGGTATACATGCATGTACAGTTAGTTTGgataaaacaatgaaaatatttgatataattaactTTG atatgattaatatgataaaattagaatttacACCTCTTTGTGCTGAGTGGATATATTCTGCTGGGGATGCAATTGCTGTGATCGCTGTATCTTCACaagattcaaataaaataagtgtATATGATGCTCAAGGAACTAGCACTGCATTGCATGTTTTTGAAAAGTTACATACAAAACCTGTTGTATCTATGAAG tataatactGTCTATGAGACATGTATATCAGTTGACAAGGCAGGTATATTAGAATATTGGACAGGACCTAAAACAGAGTATAAATTTCCAAAATGTGTTAAATTTGATTCGAAATTAGATACAGATTTGTATGAATTcgctaaaaataaaacttatccATGTGGTTTGGCAGTATCTGCAGATGGTAAAAGATTCGCGTCTCTTAGCGGAGATAGGAAAGTAagagtttttaattttctcacTGGAAAATTGTATAGAATATTTGATGAAAGTCTTCAAAGATTTTCTGAATTGCAACAAAATACGCAACAATTACCAAACATGGAATTTGGACGAAG aATGGCTGTCGAAAGAGAATTAGATAAAACCGAAACAAACATAGGAAATATAGTTTTTGACGAATCTggttatatgatattatatagtacAATGTTAGGTGTGAAACTTGTAAACCTTTATACAAACAAGTGTATTAGAATAATGGGGAAACCTGAAAATATACGTCCTATGCAATTAGCTTTATTTCAG gGTAAAGCAAGAAAAACTGCAGCAACTGTATCAGTGGAAATGGAAGCTGCTGAAAATCCTACAATGGAAATGAATCGACCAGatccaattcttttttgtacagCTCATAAGAAAAACCGATTTTATATGTTTACAAGGCGTGAGCCAGAGGATATAAAGAGTCCAGAATGTGATAGAGATGTCTTCAATGAAAAGCCTTCTAAagaagatattatttctttcactgAAGCAAGCAATgtacaaaaaatttatgatactGCAATTATACATACTGCACTTGGTGATATCCATGCAAATCTTTTTGGTAAAGATGTACCAAAAACAGTTGAAAATTTCTGTGTTCATTCTAAAAATGGTTACTACAACGGACATATATTCCATCGAGTAATCAAGGGTTTTATGATACAAACTGGAGATCCCACTGGAACTGGGACAGGTGGTGAAAGTATATGGGGTGGTGAATTTGAAGATGAGTTTAGATCCCATTTAAAACATGACAGACCATACACTTTGAGTATGGCAAATGCAGGCTCAAATACAAATGGaagtcaattttttataacgttgACGCCTACA CCTTGGTTAGATAATAAACATACTGTATTTGGAAGGGTGGTCAAAGGAATGGAGGTAGTACAAAATATTAGTCAAGTAAAAACGAATCCTAAGACCGATAAACCTTATGATGATATTCGTATTGTCAGTATTactgttaaataa